From a single Sediminibacterium sp. KACHI17 genomic region:
- a CDS encoding TonB-dependent receptor codes for MSVQAQKRNITIHSTLTDSITNASVPFATIRIFTGEKLKKQISSLVSDQTGSFTINLTVFNRAALYLEVSHNNYHTKVVELDFPSERDSILQISTIPLISSIHSLEEVIVKTKKLLVETNPDGISFNVSGDPSLETALAIDALRKTPFVSITGNEQISVNGKPTKILMNGRSTGILSNNPAAVLNAIPANLIKKIEVITNPSAKYDAEGYSAVINIISKKISGYSFSNGVHFSTGAVSKISVVPSGSFKFGKFGLNFSGGHTESNEIVWSESYYQSLDRTAAYSKRNIHSIGATSKGLQWGSWELSLDIDSVTYISGYGGIGGNSNRPKVAENVHIYDNNNVILTEGFFKTNKNISSPYGDAGLDFIKLSKKTKRQQFSINTNLQWSDFRDDAISDQINKGANNRFVLNNNYSKNRQFTVQTDYNIPLTPYQSLDIGAKVIFRNATSDYQSFLRSDINTPYIKDIRNSDYFTYEQQVSSMYLVYRLNLNRKNTIQPGIRLEHTNLQGRFIDHQTSIQQLYSNIFPSLSFARNLGKGMYLRTSFSKRISRPGIKYLNPFINNYDSLNISFGNPNLQPEFTNSYDITFSINRPTYNISFSAGYDKQKDLIAPQMSFDVLSGVASNTYNNQVKADRLSVSSFLSYDKGKFSGNLVLNGYYYNLKNKSTKTVLNEGFTGRIQMNVFFFPSPTIRLSLNSSLMFPTILPQGSTNNFLWYSVFLDKSFFGKRLSLVLGVNNIAEKYYHKRTMLTVPGTFKNTSIEHLPYRLFQVGIIFRINKLKENVSRKRGVSVDDIKN; via the coding sequence ATGTCTGTACAGGCACAAAAAAGAAACATAACGATTCATTCAACACTGACAGATAGTATCACAAACGCTTCTGTACCCTTTGCGACCATCAGGATTTTCACAGGCGAAAAGCTAAAAAAACAAATCAGTAGCTTAGTTAGTGATCAAACCGGTTCATTTACAATCAACTTAACAGTATTCAACCGAGCTGCACTTTATTTGGAAGTGTCACACAATAATTATCACACCAAAGTGGTGGAACTTGACTTTCCATCCGAGAGGGATAGTATTCTCCAAATATCAACGATACCATTGATCAGTAGTATTCATAGTTTGGAAGAGGTCATTGTAAAAACAAAGAAACTTTTAGTTGAAACTAATCCGGATGGCATTTCATTTAATGTTTCCGGAGATCCTTCCTTAGAAACAGCACTGGCTATAGATGCACTTAGAAAAACTCCGTTTGTATCTATTACTGGCAATGAACAGATCTCTGTAAATGGTAAACCAACGAAAATATTAATGAATGGTAGATCTACAGGTATTTTATCTAATAATCCGGCTGCAGTACTAAATGCCATCCCCGCCAACCTCATCAAAAAAATCGAAGTCATCACCAATCCTTCTGCCAAATATGATGCGGAAGGATATAGTGCTGTTATTAATATCATTTCAAAAAAAATATCTGGCTACTCATTTTCGAATGGTGTTCACTTCTCAACAGGGGCTGTTTCGAAAATATCAGTAGTCCCGTCTGGTAGTTTTAAATTCGGAAAATTCGGTTTAAACTTTTCTGGAGGACATACGGAATCCAACGAGATAGTATGGTCTGAATCTTATTACCAATCACTAGACCGAACTGCCGCCTACTCAAAGAGAAATATTCATTCCATTGGGGCTACCAGCAAAGGGTTACAGTGGGGTTCATGGGAATTAAGCTTGGATATTGATAGTGTTACCTACATAAGCGGCTATGGAGGTATAGGAGGAAACAGTAACAGACCTAAAGTTGCTGAAAATGTACACATCTACGACAACAACAATGTGATACTTACCGAGGGATTCTTTAAAACCAATAAAAATATCAGCAGTCCGTATGGAGATGCGGGGTTAGATTTTATAAAATTATCCAAGAAAACAAAAAGACAACAATTTAGCATCAATACAAACTTACAATGGAGTGATTTTCGTGATGATGCCATAAGTGATCAAATCAATAAAGGAGCAAACAATCGATTTGTCCTTAATAACAATTATTCCAAGAACAGACAATTCACTGTGCAAACTGATTACAATATACCCCTTACTCCCTATCAATCATTGGATATTGGCGCTAAAGTAATATTCAGAAATGCCACTTCAGATTACCAAAGTTTTTTGCGCAGTGATATCAATACTCCTTACATCAAAGATATCCGGAATAGCGACTACTTTACTTATGAACAACAAGTAAGCAGTATGTACCTGGTATATAGATTGAACTTGAATAGAAAAAACACAATACAACCGGGCATCAGACTTGAGCATACAAATTTACAGGGACGTTTCATTGATCATCAAACTAGTATACAACAGTTGTATTCAAATATATTTCCTTCGTTAAGTTTTGCAAGGAACTTAGGAAAAGGGATGTATCTGAGAACTTCATTTTCGAAAAGAATCAGCAGACCTGGTATCAAATATTTAAACCCATTCATCAACAACTATGACTCATTGAATATTTCCTTTGGCAATCCCAATCTGCAGCCGGAATTCACCAATAGTTATGATATAACATTCTCGATCAATAGACCTACTTATAACATATCATTTTCGGCAGGATATGATAAACAAAAAGACTTAATAGCACCGCAAATGAGTTTTGATGTTTTATCAGGCGTAGCAAGCAATACATATAACAATCAAGTAAAAGCGGACCGGCTTTCTGTTTCATCATTTCTTTCGTACGATAAAGGAAAATTTTCAGGCAATCTGGTCTTAAATGGATATTACTACAACCTGAAAAATAAAAGCACGAAAACTGTCTTGAATGAGGGGTTTACAGGACGTATTCAAATGAATGTATTTTTTTTCCCCTCACCAACGATCCGACTTTCGTTGAATAGTTCACTCATGTTCCCTACGATACTTCCACAAGGGAGCACCAACAATTTCCTATGGTACAGTGTCTTTTTAGATAAATCCTTTTTCGGGAAAAGGTTATCGCTTGTGTTAGGCGTAAATAATATTGCTGAAAAATATTATCATAAAAGAACAATGCTGACAGTACCCGGCACTTTTAAAAATACTTCTATTGAACATTTGCCCTATAGGCTTTTCCAAGTGGGTATTATATTTCGCATCAATAAACTCAAAGAAAATGTTTCCAGAAAAAGAGGCGTATCGGTGGATGATATTAAAAACTAA
- the rplL gene encoding 50S ribosomal protein L7/L12, producing MADVKALAETLVGLTVKEVQELADVLKADYGIEPAAAAVVVAAGDGGGAAAAEEKTSFDVVLVNGGASKLNVVKIVKELTGLGLKEAKDLVDGAPKPVKEGISKAEADDIVAKLKEAGAEVEVK from the coding sequence ATGGCAGACGTAAAAGCATTAGCCGAAACACTAGTAGGCTTAACAGTAAAAGAAGTTCAGGAATTAGCTGATGTATTGAAAGCTGATTACGGTATTGAACCAGCTGCTGCTGCAGTTGTAGTTGCTGCTGGCGACGGCGGTGGAGCTGCTGCTGCTGAAGAGAAAACATCTTTCGATGTAGTTCTTGTTAACGGCGGTGCTAGCAAACTGAACGTAGTTAAGATCGTTAAGGAATTGACTGGTCTTGGACTGAAAGAAGCAAAAGACCTGGTTGACGGTGCACCAAAGCCTGTTAAAGAAGGTATCTCTAAAGCTGAAGCTGACGATATCGTTGCTAAGCTGAAAGAAGCTGGTGCTGAAGTTGAAGTGAAGTAA
- the rplA gene encoding 50S ribosomal protein L1, with translation MSLTKKRKVAAAKVDKNKAYSLKEASALVKEINCTKFDSSVDLHIRLGVDPKKADQQVRGTVSLPHGTGKTKKVLVLCTPDKEADAKAAGADFVGLDEFITKIEGGWTDIDVIIATPAVMPKIGKLGKVLGPRNLMPNPKTGTVTNDVAAAVNEVKGGKIAFKVDKAGIVHASIGRVSFAPEKIAENSAELINAIIKLKPSSAKGTYLKGISMASTMSPGISLDTKSLMN, from the coding sequence ATGTCACTGACTAAGAAAAGAAAAGTAGCAGCAGCCAAGGTGGATAAGAACAAAGCTTATTCCCTGAAGGAAGCTTCTGCACTCGTAAAAGAAATCAACTGTACCAAATTTGATAGCTCTGTTGACCTGCATATTCGTCTGGGTGTTGACCCTAAGAAAGCAGATCAGCAAGTACGTGGTACTGTATCATTGCCTCACGGTACTGGTAAGACCAAGAAAGTATTGGTACTCTGTACTCCTGATAAAGAAGCAGACGCGAAAGCAGCAGGTGCTGACTTCGTAGGTCTGGATGAGTTCATCACAAAGATCGAAGGTGGTTGGACAGATATCGATGTGATCATCGCTACTCCAGCTGTAATGCCGAAGATCGGTAAGTTGGGTAAAGTATTAGGTCCTCGTAACCTGATGCCAAACCCTAAGACAGGTACTGTTACCAACGATGTAGCAGCAGCTGTGAATGAAGTAAAAGGTGGTAAGATCGCGTTCAAGGTAGATAAAGCGGGTATCGTTCACGCTTCTATCGGTCGCGTATCATTCGCTCCTGAGAAGATCGCAGAGAACAGTGCTGAACTGATCAATGCAATCATCAAGCTGAAGCCATCTTCTGCTAAAGGCACTTACCTGAAAGGTATTAGCATGGCCAGCACCATGAGCCCTGGTATCTCTTTAGACACCAAATCATTAATGAACTAA
- the rplJ gene encoding 50S ribosomal protein L10: MTKDQKNEVIELLKEKFAQYNNFYITDTESLTVEQVSKLRRTCFNKQVEMKVAKNTLIRKALESLDAEKYAGVYDSLHNVTALLFSENPKEPALIISSFRKESNGEKPVLKAAFINGDIYAGDNNLKALTQIKTKNELIGEVIGLLQSPAKRVLAALLHHHEKQAETSASAE, encoded by the coding sequence ATGACAAAAGATCAAAAAAATGAGGTGATTGAGCTCTTAAAAGAGAAATTCGCCCAATACAATAACTTCTACATCACTGATACAGAGTCTCTCACTGTAGAGCAAGTATCTAAATTACGCCGTACTTGCTTTAATAAGCAGGTTGAAATGAAAGTGGCTAAGAACACTTTGATCCGCAAGGCTCTGGAATCACTGGATGCTGAAAAGTATGCAGGTGTATACGATTCTCTGCACAATGTAACTGCATTGTTGTTCTCTGAGAATCCGAAAGAACCAGCTCTGATCATCAGTTCTTTCCGTAAAGAAAGCAATGGCGAAAAGCCAGTGTTAAAAGCAGCTTTCATCAACGGTGATATTTATGCTGGTGATAACAACCTGAAAGCACTGACTCAGATCAAGACGAAGAATGAATTGATCGGTGAAGTGATCGGATTGTTGCAATCTCCTGCTAAGCGCGTATTGGCTGCTTTATTGCACCACCACGAGAAGCAAGCAGAAACTTCAGCTAGCGCTGAATAA